Genomic segment of Engystomops pustulosus chromosome 8, aEngPut4.maternal, whole genome shotgun sequence:
ttgcagaacttgcattgcactctgacccattgtaatcaatgggttttctcagactttttaacgcacgtttaaatcccACCATGCTAGAatttcacgcgcgtgaaaaataaaccatacaagtctatggagatgcatcaaaaacgcattgcactctgagacacttgcaagtccaatgcaagtgcaatgcgtttttcactgatcaatcgccatagaaaagatagagctcagtcctgagtctttttcacaCTGGTTATCTTTACGTGGAAAATTTAttgaaaacgcattgaaaacaccaaaaaaaaaaatgcatgaaaaactgagacattgaacaaactctgactgaaaactaattaaactctgatgaaaaatgtgcgtttttcactgaccaaaccctgatcgcaccctgatcaaactctgacgtgatctgcaacgcaagtgtgaaagtggcctaagagttttcccacgaagacaagttaggccctatccaacggcatagggcctaacttgctgatcagtgggggatcTTAGTGCGGAGACacccacagatcgcaaaaacaccgctcctcagtctaatggagcagacagccgcgcagTTCTGCTCAATTAGTTCTGCTCAATTAGTCTGAGGAGTGGCAATTGGTCAGTTGGACCCCTCGCTTTTgcgatctgtggaggtctcagcactgagacccccactgatcagcaagttaggccctatcccgtggatggagcctaacttgtctttgtgggaaaacccctttatttacTATACATGCCATCAAAGATTAGCTCATAGCAGCTCAATGAAGCTGTAATGAAGAAGAATATGCTAGAAATTACAGAGAATATAAAGATAATGTACATGTTCTTCGTTTAATTGACGATCTTGGAAATTAAAGCTTCAATcaacagaagaagaagaaggaagccatggagGGCAGAGGATGCATGTGTGCCTGGAAAACAAGAACATTTTACAACTAAAAAATCCAATAGAGCAACAATAAAAGAACTAGTCACAAAAGTAAATGTACTCTTAGAGTGAATACTCCCCCGTGGATGACATACTCACCAATACAGCCTCCACTTATTGCAACATTTGTTATGGGATCTGTTAAATAAAACATAAGTGGAATAAGTATATATAGAAGGTAGAGAAGTCACAAAATCTGAACGTATTCCAGctttaggctgctttcacacatccgtatgggggacatataaatggTCAACATATATACGgcttatatatgtcccccatagacggcaatgggcgcacagcgctgtGCGGGAGCAGctcggtgcagcacatgtgcgtaGCCTCAACACAACTTAACACACAGCACCCTCAGGTAAGATTTGGAATATCCTTTCTAATATTCCCTAATGTTAAAATGTGCTCATAAGCCTATAAAATATGGCCTGTGAATATGCAAAGGAGCGAAGAAGAATCAATTTAGTCGGAAATGAGTCACTGACAGAGGCTGTAAAAGGAGCATCAATTTGATCTTGGCCTCCAGAGtacctagggagaagggagatgcggtttattaccgcttctcccttctctgctTCTCACAGCATCGCGCTAAAGCAGCCTGATCAGAGCCGGCGCTGTCACGGCTCTATGGACATgacggtcacgtgaccgccggttctaaaggggttaatcagagctactGGGTCTGATACAGTATATCTCTGTTTAGCATCAGCCCTCACAGAGGGTCCCTTTCCCCTAGTAAAAATGTCCTCCGTagatcttttatgacctcatgagggacagataaagtaaaaacacacacacacaaaacgtATTCCCTGAGACTAAACATATTACCGTATATGTCAAaacaaccaaaacaaaatagggaattcttttataatgttcattttcagttaatttgaaaactaaaaatatatatatatactataaattacaaaaaaaaagcctttttttctacgTTTAactccaaataaaactaaaaatgaaaaaaaaagtacatttttattacCTTTTAATTAGCACTTTGTGTCGCggacgcaaaaaaaaaatgatggcccTTCaacaggacctgtcacccttaaaagcggcactaggagctgcttactaaagtaagcatctccgaatgctacaacagtcccaatagtattacactgctagcgttatcaaaaacctccaataacgctagcagacactgccgtgatGTACACTAGGAACTCCGGACAGCACTCAaagctgcctcttccccagaccgccctgctcactccataggccggcggtgactgccaagcgccatgaatacgccggaccactttgagagcGTTTTTAGTGTACATTTTTAGTGTACATCACggcaaaaatttgctaaaaattttCAGGCTGCGTCATTAAGTGGTTAACAAGCTTGAATGGGCACCGCCGGCAGTGCCCCTCCAGAGCCTTTGTCTCTAACTGCTCAGATCTCGGGTTCTGTAGCTCTCAAAACCACAATCATGATGCAATTTAAAAGATGAGATTACTATCTTTAACATTATACCAAAAGAAATTTTCTAAGTTATCTACAGTATAAAAAGTGCCTGTGCGACCTTATATACCCATTATACATAAAACATGCTGAAGATTAACCCCTACTTATCTTCACACAGCGAGGATTCTTACCTGCCCGAACTACTGGCCCCAACTTTAGCTGATAGCTTTCCTGCACTGATGCACTTCGGGACCTAATTCCAgaacatgactgtatgatggaaTAATATCATAATTAATGTTGTGAATATTAATACTTTGCTATAAGGcaaaacaacataaaacacaattatatccATTTTTTACTTACAGGGGAGCAGGacccagcagtgacatcacacagacTTATAGCACAGTGAGCGTAGACGCTGTTATAATTGCCAACAAATTTGAAGACCTGCAGCGACAGACGACCTTTCCTTGAGACGCCATTTTCTAAGACTCTAATGGTCGAGTCCTGTTTATTAGGACAACTACAGAGGGAGAGAATACAAGCACCAATTATATTTCTAATCAGCAAAAGTCACTAAAACATGTGCTTTCATGTATCTTTAAAATCTGCATCGTACTGTACATTAAATGATGATGTGTTCCCCAATATCTATTTGGCTTCCATTCCATGTGAGTCCCTAAGCTATTTTtttcagtggttggaggggtatttccatgaaacaagttaggccctatatatctatctatcttttggctccctgagatgagcggagctcggcaatctccgtcagctccatagaaatgaatggggcAGCACATATATTCAGGGATATCTtcagaccccatcggaccccttgttctcgtgatctgtggaagTCTCATCATTGAGACCCACCACCGGATAGAGgggctgtggatagggcctaacttgttttgtgggaaaacccctttaagtataagttTAACATTACATAGGTTCTTGAATAGCAATATAGATGAAACATATGGAATATTTCTAACTTTAAGGGGATTGTGGGGTCTGTGCAGGggtgagatttaaaaaaaattgaaatgtacttgccctgcttcttctgatTCTTGTCATTTCTCTGTCTTGGTTTGGAAGTGTCAAGGGTCATGTGACCAATCAGGGACCTCAGCAATCACAAAAGCAGATACTGTGAAGTCACTGCTCAATGTCATCATTTATACCAGCTCTTAGGACTTTGAAGGACCCCATGGGGgaaagtacattttatttttttatttgtacgcTTTGGGGTTCACTGTGCTGTGAAAAAGACACATTCCCTATATTCTCTATATTTGGATGCACCAAATTTACATTACGTTGGTCTAAATAATCTTTAAaaactttttgcaaaaaaataatttaattgcaTCGCCTTTTTGatactgataactttttcatacttgaagTACGGAGCTgcataaagtgtcatttttttgcgagatgagctgaAGTTGTTATTTCTACTATTTTAAGAACTGTACAACAAACTGATAATATTAACATTTGAATGAGttacaaaatggtaaaaaaaaatattaattcccATAGTGGCCTTTACTATCTCTgatgattatttttatatttccctCCACTCTCCACCTGAGCCGGCACATATGCATCTCTACTGTTTCAGATCGGGCTTGACAAATGTCGATTTAGACTGAAACGTCGCTAAGAAAAATTTGTGATCTGTGGTTTCTCTATatgatttttgcaacttttggtgGAGCTGTAAATACTGACTATATGAATTAAaagatgaaaatataaaaatcaacATAGGATGTGTGCTACGCTTTTCTCTACTGTATATTGGGGCTGAGTACCCAACgtaagcaccatccaaactctaCTAGGAGTGCGGTACCCCTGTTTCCTGTACTTTTATATTTCTGGGATTTGGCACACCTAAAAAATTGATGATGATTCGTTCATTTATGTGAATATGCATTCCAGGTAAAGGCGAATGATttgaattttaactttttttcaaaaaatttttgtatattattaattttttactactttttcagACCCATCGGTCTATACCTGTCTTTTATGATGTAATACTTCACAGGGTCAGATGGATTTGCTGTAGGAGTCGCGTAACAGTTCTTCATTACAACAACAAACTTAGAAGCGTCTCCTCCCTGAACAAAGACACCAAGGTACATCATAGACTTAGAAGAGAGCTTCACTTCTGATCCTTCATATGGAGTCACATAACTGCTGTCTTTATAAAGAGCCATGTATGCCGTCAGCTGTCCCGTCCCTCCAACACTGATATTTATGGAGCTGTAGGTATAAACGGAATGATATCTATATGATATTCAACCATGTAAAAGGGCAACAAAATGTAAAGATTAATAGTTAAAATGAATTATTTTTCTAAAAACAACGTGTGAAAAAAAACCTAGTGTGATTTGGAATTCaacatgtccataaaatggcagctGATGAAGAGTGGTTTAATCCTAATTGTCCATAACTGATCTACCTTTCAGGACCTTAACGTTTCCTGCACActaacatgtactgtatacagcccGCAAACAACAGTCCCATGGAACGTCTATCATCCAAGATTGTGCACCATACACCTGTCAATCACAATAATACTGTAAAAGACTGTCCAGGCCGCAAACAGTAGTAAAAGGTCCTGCTACATAATTTGCAGCCTGGGCAGTCGGCTTATGCACTGGGGAGTGGTAACCATTGCCGTATGCATGTGCCCGTAGATAGCTATGGGGCCATGTGCTAGCCACGGTCTAACACACAATCGCAAGAAATGATTGTATGTTCAGGGGTTAGATTGTATAGGGTCCTGGAAGCTAGATTGGTTATGGACAGTTAGGATCCCATGACCCTCCATCcgttaataataattatacattATTGGTTATTtggtgccatcatattccgtagcgttttacaaatcatgggtacatatacaaacaaaataagcacTTACAGAGTCATACAatgacatttgtaacaaaaacaGTTAGTGTCCTGCTCACAGGAACTTACAATATATGAGGGGGACACATTAGGTATGAGTGTTAGTACAATGTTACACCCATTCTTATAAGAGATAAGAgtacatacaatttttttttttttttagaaatacattggggcacatgtatcatagtttcagctagccaaattgtctaattttagcgacttttgccatatttgcgccatttttgcgactttaaactctgttctttttcaagtacgccttggtccgCACctggtgcagtgtgcctcatgtatcttagttttccagatgttctgtgcaacttcttgccgtttttgcaccatttttgcgctaattttggtgcaattctgcacctggtccagggcaggtgcaaagaaaATTTTTTGGAcctgattttaacatgtaaattggaattatttcacatgctttaactgtttaacattttgcacagtaacttcttttgtcaacattttttaaattttgcatttattttaattggttacttctagggttgaggtcacatgtagcagtttaattgcgtttataatgcattttgaaactaattacaacagctgaggggaggtgatttgcctta
This window contains:
- the LOC140075113 gene encoding uromodulin-like yields the protein MSVTFQKCQLKSLHLNASSVTLRESSCFRFHDDTSSNTITITSPLQVGRCGVQINKNETHAIYKNTLHFSVESSGTITRDEELDVTLSCAYPLDMLISLTTVINPIFSSINISVGGTGQLTAYMALYKDSSYVTPYEGSEVKLSSKSMMYLGVFVQGGDASKFVVVMKNCYATPTANPSDPVKYYIIKDSCPNKQDSTIRVLENGVSRKGRLSLQVFKFVGNYNSVYAHCAISLCDVTAGSCSPSCSGIRSRSASVQESYQLKLGPVVRADPITNVAISGGCIGTHASSALHGFLLLLLLIEALISKIVN